The Sphingomonas sp. HF-S4 sequence TTTCGCGATCGTCCGTACGTCCAGTTCAACTTCCTCGTCGATATCGGCGACGGCAACACCGAGGGGCCGGCCGCCGGCTTCCAGGAGTTGTCGGGCATCGGCATGGAAGTGACCGTCTCGGAGTACCGGACCGGGAACTCCCGCGAGAATTCGGTGATGAAGATCACCGGGATGAACAAGTCGACCGACGTCACGATGAAGCGCGGCGTGATCGGGTCGCTCAATCTCTACCAGTGGCTCGACGATATCCGGAACGGCAACCAGAACGCCTTCCGCACGGTCAAGGTCACGCTGCAGAACGAGGACCACAGCGCCGCGGTGGTGACGTGGAAGCTGCTCCGCGCGCGGATCATCAAGTCGACGATGGGGCCCTTCAACGCCAAGGGCACCGACGTGGCGATGGAGGAGATGGTCCTCGCCTACGAACGGCTTGAGATGGAGTGACGCCGTGTACCCGCATCGCCTCCTTCCCGGCATCGCCATAGCCGTTCCGCCGCCCGCGTTTCCCGACGCGCTGCCGCGGATGGACGTGGCGCTGTTCGTCGGCTTCGCCGAGCGCGGCCCGACGCACCGGCCCGTCGCGGTCGAGAGCGTCGCGGCCTATGCGGCGGTGTTCGGCGGCGACGTCGTGCTGGCGCATGGCGAGAAACCGGTGACCGCGGCGCTGGCGCCGTCGGTGCGCAGCTTCTTCTCGAACGGGGGGACGCGCGCCTGGGTGATCCGGGTGGCGCGGACCGCCGCGCTCGAGCGGCGGTGGCGCGGCAAGGAGGCCACTGCCGATGTGGCGGTGGCGCGTACCTTTACCTTGCCGTTTGCGCCGGGCGTCAAGGTGCGGGCGAGCAGCGTGGGGAGCTGGGCGGACGATGTCCGGGTTTCCGCGAGAGTGGAGCGGAGCGGCGGGCGTGTTCGGGTTCTGATTCGGGGTGAGAAGGGCGAAATGGGGGTGGTGAGCGGGCCCTTCGGGGTCTCGCCCGACGATCCCGATAGCTGGTGGAAAGAGCCCGATGACGATGGGTTCTATGCCGATCCCAGGGCGGTGGCGGGGCCGCGGGGGTGGCTGGCGCCGATGGGCACGCCTGCGGACTGGAATCTGTCCAATTTGGGCGACTTCTGGTCGGAATCGGTCGGTCCTGACCCCGAAATGCGCACTCCCCTGGAGCGTGACGGGCTGTCGCGGTTCGATGCGGAGCTGTTCCTCGATCCGGCGCTGGCCACCTCGACGATCGCGGCGCTGGGCGACGATGCGGCGCGGATGCGCGATATCGACGGGGTGTCGCTGCTGGGCATCCACGGCGCGTTCGCGGTGCCGGGAGGCGGCGACTTCGCCGAGCCCAGCATGATCGCGGTGCCCGATGCGGTCCAGCCGGGCTGGGCGCCGCGGGTGCCCGAAAAGCTGGTGACGCCGGTCCATGTGCAGGGCGAGATCCCGGCGCGGTGGCGCGATCATCTGGGGTCGTGCGCGGTGCCCGAGCCCGTGCCGGGCACCGGTCGCCCCGATCCGACGCGCTTCCTCGACTGCGACACGCGGTTGCTCGCGATGCCGGTGTTCGTCGCGGTGGACAGCCCGCAGGCCGCGGGGCTCGTGCACCTCGAATGGTCGGCGTCCGAGCCGGGCGCGACCTATGTGCTCGAGGAATCGGGCCGCGCCGACTTTGCCGGCGCCGAGGAGATCTGGCGCGGCGAGGCGCTGGAATACGAGGTCCAGGTTTCGCGCGAGGGCTCCTATTACTACCGCGTCCGCGCCGAGCTCGACGGCAATGTCAGCAAGGCCTCGGTCATCGGCTTCCTCGTCCAGGACAGCGCCTGGGAAGCGGTGCCCGATGCGAAATACGATCCCGAGCCGCTGCTCAGGGTGCGGACCGCGCTGCTGCGCACCTGCGCGGCGATCGGCGACCAGTTCGCCTTGCTCTCGCTGCCACGCCATTACCGCGCCCGCGACGCCGCCGAGCATGTCGCGACGCTCGCCGAGCGGCTGCCCGACAACGAGCTTCGCGCGCTGAGCTATGCGGCGCTCTATCATCCCTGGATCGCCTCGCCGATCGGCAGCGCGACCGACCCCGACTGGCTCGTCGTCCCGCCCGAAGGCGCAGTCGCCGGCACCTTCGCACGGCGGGCGCGGCAGCGCGGGGCGTGGCTCGCCCCGGCCAACATGCCGATGGAGGACCTGGTCGCGCTGTCGCCGACAGTCGGGGACCGCGACCGCGAGGACTTTGCCCGGGCGCGCGTCAATCTGGTGCGCCGCCTGCCGATCGGGTTCGTCGCGACCGACGCGATGACCCTGTCCGGCGAGTATGACTGGGGCGAAGTCAACGTCCGCCGGCTAATGAGCCTGCTCCGCCGCGTATGCGTCCGCCGCGGCGCCCCCTTCGTGTTCGAGCCCAATGGCGACACCACGCGCCGCGCGATCGAGCGCAGCTTCGGCCATATGCTCGACGACATGGTCCGTCGCGGCGCCTTTGCCGGGAAAGGCAAGGAGGACAGCTACCGGCTGAGCGTCGACGCGAGCGAGAGCGACCGGATGAACGGCCGGCTGGTGATCGAGATCGGCGTCGCCCCCGCGCAGCCGCTGCGCTTCCTGACGCTGGTGCTGGCGCAGGCCGGCGAGCGCTTCACCATCGCCGAGGAGCGCTGACATGGCCGACGAACCGCCGCGCCCCTATCCGTTCATGGCGTTCAACTTCGCGGTGGAGATCATGCGCGCAGGCGAGGGCAAACCGCTGGTCGAGGCTGCCTTTTCGGACTGCGACGGGCTCGAGATGACGATGGACGTCAAGACCATCAAGGAAGGCGGCGCCAACGATCGCTCGATCCGCGTCAACGGTACGGTGGCCTATGCCAATCTCTCGCTCAAGCGCGGGATGACCGACAATTTCGAGCTGTGGC is a genomic window containing:
- a CDS encoding phage tail protein, coding for MADEPPRPYPFMAFNFAVEIMRAGEGKPLVEAAFSDCDGLEMTMDVKTIKEGGANDRSIRVNGTVAYANLSLKRGMTDNFELWQWFEDSVADPRLRADAEVVILGPDGSERARFQLSRCVPIKMKAPTLSSTGAAVAIEELQIAYETLKFVPGKAAA
- a CDS encoding phage tail protein codes for the protein MAVFRDRPYVQFNFLVDIGDGNTEGPAAGFQELSGIGMEVTVSEYRTGNSRENSVMKITGMNKSTDVTMKRGVIGSLNLYQWLDDIRNGNQNAFRTVKVTLQNEDHSAAVVTWKLLRARIIKSTMGPFNAKGTDVAMEEMVLAYERLEME
- a CDS encoding phage tail sheath C-terminal domain-containing protein, coding for MYPHRLLPGIAIAVPPPAFPDALPRMDVALFVGFAERGPTHRPVAVESVAAYAAVFGGDVVLAHGEKPVTAALAPSVRSFFSNGGTRAWVIRVARTAALERRWRGKEATADVAVARTFTLPFAPGVKVRASSVGSWADDVRVSARVERSGGRVRVLIRGEKGEMGVVSGPFGVSPDDPDSWWKEPDDDGFYADPRAVAGPRGWLAPMGTPADWNLSNLGDFWSESVGPDPEMRTPLERDGLSRFDAELFLDPALATSTIAALGDDAARMRDIDGVSLLGIHGAFAVPGGGDFAEPSMIAVPDAVQPGWAPRVPEKLVTPVHVQGEIPARWRDHLGSCAVPEPVPGTGRPDPTRFLDCDTRLLAMPVFVAVDSPQAAGLVHLEWSASEPGATYVLEESGRADFAGAEEIWRGEALEYEVQVSREGSYYYRVRAELDGNVSKASVIGFLVQDSAWEAVPDAKYDPEPLLRVRTALLRTCAAIGDQFALLSLPRHYRARDAAEHVATLAERLPDNELRALSYAALYHPWIASPIGSATDPDWLVVPPEGAVAGTFARRARQRGAWLAPANMPMEDLVALSPTVGDRDREDFARARVNLVRRLPIGFVATDAMTLSGEYDWGEVNVRRLMSLLRRVCVRRGAPFVFEPNGDTTRRAIERSFGHMLDDMVRRGAFAGKGKEDSYRLSVDASESDRMNGRLVIEIGVAPAQPLRFLTLVLAQAGERFTIAEER